A portion of the Patescibacteria group bacterium genome contains these proteins:
- a CDS encoding class I SAM-dependent methyltransferase: MSFYDNYYQRDKITRFGKFLVNNKNKFYLELILKFAKKDKENLKILEIGPGKGYFAQECVKQNINYTAIEGNDFMCKKLKEKGIKVYNKMVPPLNLKGTFDIIFMDQVFEHMENRDQALKLIEECKEHLNNQGLLFIAVPDIRYFKEDFFGCDYTHDFPLSLYSLKQIFVDFDFKIKYTNIRALCFKGTFPTKFIDLISELLYKLNITKLIFKNKSYKIKNLAHASCIVIGIKK, encoded by the coding sequence ATGAGCTTTTACGATAATTATTACCAACGGGATAAAATAACAAGATTCGGAAAATTTTTAGTTAATAACAAGAATAAATTTTATCTTGAACTAATACTAAAATTCGCAAAGAAAGATAAGGAAAATTTAAAAATATTAGAAATAGGACCTGGTAAGGGTTATTTTGCCCAAGAATGCGTTAAACAAAATATAAACTATACCGCAATCGAAGGTAATGATTTTATGTGTAAAAAGTTAAAAGAAAAAGGCATCAAAGTATATAATAAAATGGTGCCACCTTTAAATTTGAAGGGAACCTTTGACATCATTTTCATGGACCAAGTTTTTGAACATATGGAAAACAGAGACCAGGCTTTAAAATTAATCGAAGAGTGTAAAGAGCATCTAAATAACCAAGGTCTTTTGTTCATTGCAGTTCCAGACATAAGATATTTTAAGGAAGATTTTTTTGGATGTGATTATACTCATGATTTCCCTTTATCTTTATATAGTCTGAAACAAATCTTTGTCGATTTTGACTTTAAAATTAAATATACAAATATTCGAGCTTTATGCTTTAAAGGAACTTTTCCTACAAAATTTATTGATTTAATATCAGAATTGCTTTATAAATTGAACATAACAAAACTAATTTTTAAAAATAAATCTTATAAAATAAAAAATCTGGCACATGCCTCGTGCATAGTAATAGGAATAAAAAAATAA